Within the Medicago truncatula cultivar Jemalong A17 chromosome 4, MtrunA17r5.0-ANR, whole genome shotgun sequence genome, the region tttaattgttttggcataacggggtgttacagttcaCTCTCCCTGATTGATTACTGCTTCTCTCTCGGATGGTTCATCACTTCGGTTGCTGCTCCTCTATGTTAGTTATGATACTAGTTGGGCtaatttgatataatattttcAGGGTTAATTTGTAACAAGCTTAAACCCTTGTAATCTTCAACTTGAATAGTGTCAAAACTTTATGTTTCCGagtatgttttttgtttggcataCTCTTAATGCGTACTGTTATTTCATCAAGAGTTTGGGGGGTTGGGGTGGGATTAGATAATCGGTAAGTGGGTCTATGCAACCAGGCCATTTAGGTTTCAAAGTGAGTAGAGTCAACTATGTTTTActatatattttctaataaatgtCAGTAAGATCAAACTATAGTAAAAcagtaacaaataaaaaactattgtaaaacaatattgaaataacTTTAGCTAACacaattcttattcttatttttgaTTGTCTATATTGTTAACAGTTTCAACAAAGAttgaaataattgattttattaatgattaaaaaataatattaaatgaaatatattataataatttaataaatgactAAGGAAGCTTGTTTTACATGAAAATTAATATGGACTGTTAAAAGTCCCAAAAacaaagttatttaaaaaatacaataattgtactaaaatataacaatttacTATGAATTCAAAATAACTCTTTTTAGAATTTGCTTCAGATATCAATATGCATTTGGTTTAGCCTAATTCCAACTCATTAtagaagaagaacaaaacataTTTCCAAACTTTGAAAACATGATAGAGGATTACATTACAAATATGTAAAACCATATCTCATTGAACCATCACTTTAGCCTAatatccaaagtcatgattctTCCTGGCACTTTCTTAAAGTCTGCAATTTTACGAAAAATAAAATGCTAgttataccattttttttttttaattttatcttttctttcttaatGAATTCCCCATGCCATACCAAATGCGAACTCTTACAACATTATCGATAATTTCTTCTCTTAACCAACTATTTATAAAATCCAAAAGACTTTGAAACTTtgaattggtaaaaaaaaaaaaaaaaactgaggaAAACAAGTTTTCAAAACAATAGATAGAAGAGAAGCTTGAGGGTTGCTGATGACAACTCTTGGTTTGTAAACTTTCTCTTGTGGGGAACCAATCTTGCAACAATATCTATCCtaatatacaaactttttacGGGACATCATTTTTCTAAACAAGATTCAGAGCTTGTGTACGGATTTAGTCCAATGAGTAACAAGATATtgtgaagaaaaagaagaataaaaggtGATGGGTGGTGCATTGTGATGGCTACAACAATTAACTTAACGCTTCTTGATCATGAGAAGAATTCAATTGCTTAATACCATGTACATGCAATTCAATTGCTTAATTGTTTTCCCTTTGTGGTTATCATAATTTACacacactcacacacacacagacaCAAAATATCATAGAGAGGTTTTGTTGTATATAAATAAGTAGTACCTCGTAAACCATCGAAAGAAAAAGGTTTTCATTGACGGAGTCTATGGTGGGTGACTATGACGGTTTCATATATTGTGAGCTTTTCTTCGCCAAAAACTTCAAAATTGCGTCAGAGTTTTCCAGCGTTCGACAATTTGCCTTTAATGGAGCCTGGTCTTTCTAATATCAAAGAAAGCATTAGTTTCATACAAACGATCAGAAATCATGACCGAGGAGACTATCTTATTGGGAATCAGGTTGATAATGACTATACTTTTGAGGatgaaaaagtttgttttttatttgattttaatcatcTGTGTGTGAATACAATGTGTTCTTTTGCTTTACAATGGCATATATTAGTGAATTTTTTTCTCGTACTTTATAAATCAAATCAGATTAAACGGTTCTGTTTGATTTATGAATGTAATCGTGATTGAATTTCTTAACTGAACTTTGCATATTTATCATATGCCAAACCTTTAATTTAgatgattaattttattgtCTTGTTGAGTATTGATTTCTTTGATCATGAAGgtttttttgtatatttggaTGGTAGATAAAGAAGGAATAGGGAGGCGAACAATTGaatctttttcttgttttgaaatTGTGTAAGTTGATGGGATAATCAATAGAATTTCTAAAcgtaattattttaaaaaattgcaaaaatagGTTTTCGctcaattgaaaaaaatgtttatcaGATTTagcaccattattttttttgtttcttattggTATTTTGTGAGCTTGTGCATTTGTATTAGTGTATGTCATGCAAAATGGAGTTCTTCGCTAGAAATAATTTGCATATGCTAATCCATTTTAATCCTAACAGAAGGTGTGGTTCAATCTTCAATCCTATTGATTTTGATGGTGATTCTCCGTGTGCTACAAAATGTctgacataaaataaaattcatcacCTAAATTAAAGACTTGACTTATGATCCATTAATTCCATTTTTCATGTTCCAGatacaaaaaaattaggtgATACATTTTATTCTATGTAGGACATTTTGTAGCAAATGGAGAATCACTATAAAGATCAATAGGATTGAATATTGAATCACCTTATGTTAATTGTAAAATGGATCAGCATCAACAAGTTATTTCTAGCAAAAGAACCACATTATGAATGACATATACTGATACAAATGCACAAGCTCGTAAAATACCAACAATCAACAATCTGACTTCCAAAGTCATGATTCTTTCTGCCAAAGTCATGATTCATCACTTTAGCCTAATATCCAAAGTCACGATTCTTTCTGCCACTTTCTTAAAGTCTGCAATTTTACCATAAATAAAATTCTAGTtataccaaattttttttaaaattttatcttttattttttaaagaattttcattGAGTGTCAAATGTGTTTTGAATTCACCTTGAAAATTACCTCTTACCCTGGCTTGTGTTTGATATGTTTTTCTCATGTTACTATTGTGATATTATGCTTGAGTAGTTGtttcttgttgattttattCATCCCTTGTTGCATGCTATATTTTCTCTATGCCTCATCTTGCATGCTTGCTTGTAATTCAACTGCGATTGGTTTATATGTTGTTTGTGTTGGAGGGTGTCATATTAAATATTGTTTGTTCAATTTaacacaaaatataattttcttgtTGGCCATTTGATTTGTAAAAAGCAACATCCCTCTTTGCCATTTTTAAAGGGGGAGGTTAGTTTATCATGATTGTTGCCTCGTTTATGAAAATTGGTTGTCGTGTTTTTGCATGCCTATTTTTCTTGATTGCTTGTCGGCTTGTAGTCAATTGTGATTGCTTACTTGCTTGttccttttatttttgtgttaccGTGCCTTTTTGACGATGTCAAAGTGGGAGATTATGCTGACATATTCCCTCATACGTGTCAAAATACTTCCCTGTGATGTTTGAATCGATTTAGAGTTTCATGACTTGCATCAcagtgaatcgattcaaattaTATTGAATCGTATCATAAACACTTTATTTCCTTGGTTGAATCGATTGATAAGAATTTGAATCGTATCAATCTTCATATGGGGATATTTGAATCAATTCAAAACTTGTCTGACGCATATCAATTTGCATAGCACATTTGGCTTATCATTTAACTATCTGAATCGATTCATACATtaagtgaatcgattcactatgttatttttgaccaaaattTTGCAATTTCCACCCTTTTCCATATATACACACACTTCCTCGTAACACCCAAACAAATGAATCATTTGAATCTATTATCTCTAGGTCTTAAAAACTCATTGTTCATaaattcttcaagattaaacactttttcttagaatcactttgtaCTTTGAGTCATATGATTTTCTAGGGTGCTAATAGGGATTGTAAGTTGGTTCTTTCAAGGAAATTAGTTGAGTTTAATCAAGGTTCTAAAGTGAAGTGAATAATCACATTCCACCTCCAAAGGTCTTGGAGGTTCTTTCTAACTGTTCTTTTGTTCAAGAGGAACCTTTTGCCGGACTTAGCATTGAAGAGCTTGAATGAAGAGTTCGAAGGGTTTCATGGGTGATTAAGGATTCAAAGACATCAAGAAGCACCAAATTCAAAGGTTATTTAAAGATTGGGGGAGTGTTTACATAGGGGTTGAAGAACTAGGATAGTTTTAAGGAACTCTAGTAATCACATTTGTATTCAACATTGTTACTATTAATACCAGCGTTCAGATATCTACtgtccgctctttctactgcACTAACGTGTGTAACTTATAaacattatgtttttgtttgatgttggtttacttttttcttgatttatctTGGACAAAAATATTAGAACTAAAAGAAATATCATACATTCAGTTGATATAAAAAGTTGAACTTGATACAAAAGGTAAGACGATACATGTCTACTTTTAATACATTTGTAGTAATccgttaataaattttaattaatcaatattaCAAATATTAGTGCTTTCCAAAACAATTATCAATGGAAAGCTCATATTACGATTAATCAACAGATTCAATATATTGtataaatattaatcatatttttggCATTGTACCAAATTGTGTCATAATACTTGATCATTCACATCTTCATCCCATCACCTATAGGCCTTTATCCCTCAccatgtgtttgttttttgtaaTCTGCATCTTCTCCTGAAAATTTCAGATATCTAATGCTTCTTTTCTCAAGTTTGATATGATTCAAGAAAACTATAATTCTTAGGTTGATGAAATTAAggttaatgaaattaaaaatcttTAATATATGCAAGCAAGAAGACAATTAGAGAATAATCAATATGATAATAATTTTAAGACTTGATGAGCATCTCACTCACACTATTTCCCAAAATAAAGGGAAAGAAGAAAATTGGTTAGAAATAGACTTAAGATActaaaattatgtttaaaatatgAGGAAGTTGCCTTGAAAACATTAACTAAACCCCTATTTCTGTCTCTGGTGCAACTTTCTCGCTACTATCACTCTTGTTCCAGTCTATCCActtttattctttatattttttattattgtgcTATTTTATGTAACATATCTAGGGTTTAGCACCAATGCCACTAAAAATTACTTCTTAATACAATAGTATTGTTCTATGTACCTACTTCTTTGTAGATTTTATCAATGCACTTGTGATATTATTCATTCTTggttattttctctcttcaccTTTAGGCTGCACATAAACTATTCCATATTGTTCCACAATTGAAGAAGTTTTGTAGCACTGGTTTTGCCTCCACCATATTCATTTATAATCGAAAATTGCAATTGTTTCTAGTTTGAAAGCTTTTGCAAGATAATTTCCCCTTCATTGTTATTCCTTTCAAATTTCCGGCATCATTTCATCCTTAAAACTaccttttaattttcttaagtGTACAATGCAACATCTTGAAGAAAAGTAATGCTAATGTCCTAAGTGAAAATTGGCAAAAAAGTGTTGATTTTATCTTTCAATCACAACTAATTATGTTATAACTCGGTGATGAATTTAGTCTACCACCACAGGAATGTTGACATGTTAAACTATAGAATAGATGCAAGGTATGAAAGTGTTTTTGCATGCGATTACAAAGAAGATTTTACCAAAAATTTCTAAATGATGAAAGGTATAAAAGCTCATTTAGTCACCATCTATAGTTATTTTTCTACATCCCTAAAgccaaagcaatagagaaaatgaaagttacCTTCACTTAGGCCCCAAAAGAAAGCTTAACTGGTCCATGCAATCCTTATGCCTTTACTTTACCCTCACACAttcctttctttttatatatatatatatatattcagcCTACCATATATTCATTGAAAAGCCAAGAAATCAATAATGATACATTTGTTACcatgaaattgaatttgaaaaaccacaaaaaacaaattcaaatatgCAACTAAAACAGGGAAAAGTAATTAGAGAGCAGAGCTAATTTTTTCTCGTTGCCAAGTACACTGGCATGTTGCATTACTCACCTCCATCTTCAAGGAGAACCCCGACCTTCCAACACCGACAACTTTGCATGTGGATTCTGTAGTGGTACCGCGATGATCCCATATCCCAATTGCAGTCTTTTGTGTTGTAAAGATGTGATTGCAATGCTCCGCAACTCCATTGAAGGATGTGTTCAAGTAAAGagggaaattaaaaaaaattcacatcatTAGAAAGGAAAGAAACATAAGCCTTaaagaattttttctttttcgggGATGAAGTCCAAAGTAAACATCATTGATAGCATAAAACCAAAGATGCATATAGAGTGATTAACATTTCAAGATTTTATCAAACAACAAAAAGCTTATATTAAATCTGCTATATTGTCTTGAACATGAACAATGGAATGGAAAATGAAAGAATAGACTCATAAATATTCCCTCACTCATGTGAAAGAATAGACTCTAACGAAATATTTTGGTCATGCAACAAACTAGAAGACTCCTTccaattaatcaaaattaattacatcaCAGAAGTAAATACGTACCCAAATTATCTATGATAATGTTTGAAGATAGAAGTGATGGTGTATTAGTGCTCTAACCTTAATATCATGGGCTGATAAGTAATAGCTTCATTTATTCACTATCAATGTTATATTTATTAGCACATGCACAATAGTTAATTTCATGAAATTACcatccttcaaagaaaaaagaggaaagTAGTGAGTGAGAAAACAATTTGTGGAAGAAAGGGGTGAAGGAAACTGTCATCAAATAGTACTTTATTAAACCGACATTTGGAAACAACATCAGACCTTTTAGAGGGACAACCTCTCCCTCCATTCAAAGCATGTCTTCCTCTATGATAATGACTATACTTTCTATCATGCATGTTTCCTTTTCTCTcctgtaacaaaaaaagaaaagaaattgcattaagaaaaaagaataagaatgGAAGATAAAATTGAACAAAGAGAGGGCAAAAGCAATAGAATTTAACAAACTTGCATGGCTTCCATGATCACAGAGATGCCATATATAAAAGGGAATTAGAAGAACATAAGTgggtaaaaaaattgaacaaacaaaTCGAAGAAAACCCCTACAGTCGTAGCAGTGGCACCGTCACCGATGTGATAACCTATTGTTCTCACAATGATGCCTCTGTAGTTGGCCAATCCACCACATCACTACTTTTCGCCAGTGCCCAAGGATACCACCACCGTTCCCAACATTCCAACACCGACGCGGCTTTCTTATCACACATCCCAGTTTCATGTTTTAGACCCAACTTCTTTAAAAGGCTTTGCACATATCTTCATTATTGTgcaaatttttttctcttacCTATACCAATTTAAGTGAAAGAATAACCGGCATTAATTTCTTATAGTGGCTGGTGAGAAGTTTTTTTAAGTGTgggaaaaaaactaaaaagggCATTTTTGGCATTTAAAAAAAGAgctacaacaaaaaaaagtattgcctttattaataggtatagattTGATTGAAATAAGATTTATCTTATGAATCACTCAATTCTACTGTAAATCTCATTAGAACatagttttaactttttatgaTTGTTTGTGATTGTTCAAGCTCGTTTCCAATTAGTCAAAACACTTTCGCCAAAACTCCGTAAACTTTTCAAACTTCTATTCACCCCCCTCTAGTGCGCAACCTTGTTGGCTATATAGACCaacatgatgaattgatgaatgaCACAGATATGAGGATACTGATactgttttttcatttttttaattttgaatcttCAAAACCGGACATATCCACCCGATAAACCCATGATACAAAAGACCCGAACTTGTACAAACCGAAGAAGAGAAATGGGCAGAAATGGGTCTCTATACACAAACTGCGAGTTGGGATAGGTTGAGGGTTCGGGCCTGAACCCGCCCGATGTCCACCTCTAGAGACAACTACATAAGATAACAAATCTAACGTGAAGTATGGGTCCTTCAAGCTCTCTTGAGTTTAGAGGTCTTCCAAGTCTGATGGAGATCTTCCATGTCCAATGGGGTCTTTTAAATCTGATGATCTTCAGAGTCTGATGAGGTTAATCTTCATTTTCTGAGTAGCATCCTTTCTTTTAATCCAAGATGTTGACATATGGTTGACCTTTCTTCAGATCTTCTACCATAGTCTTTAAAGCTTCTCTAGTTCATTCACGAATTTAACATGAAATCATCAcaattaataaacaaaaattcaacatATAATTACAGCAACATACGAGAACATGAATTTAACATGTAATCATTACAATTCATAAACTACAATCAAACATATAGTTATAGCAACATAAAAGAACATGAATTTAACAAATTgacaccagagagaatcgaatctCAAACCTTGAGGAGAAGCACACTCTCAGATCCCAAGTTAATACCAcatgtgtaacgccctctttgaattatttgttttatttatttatttatttgagtttagagtctgttcttctagaatttaattaacttatttgataagtgatattttgttatgtgttgatatatatatattagtagcctatatttgtttatttaattattttaacgaGATAGAGtcgaattatatgatttatttgattatgtggtatgttgatatttttattaagtggttttattttattatttattagaatatgattaaataatagAATAAGTAGACTTGGGGGGATGaattagaaattaaagaagTTTAGTGGGCTTAAGTAGAATTAAGAGAAGTGGTTAGTGATATAAAAGAGGAGAAATTAGGTTAGAatagtttttacgtgaaaacaaggatttgggagaaaacaaagagaagagaaggGTCAGAGAATGAGAAGTCTGTAGAACCTTGCTGtcaatcaatctaaggtaagggtgggactaacattcaataatcttgagtctatgattctgaaaattgtatttaatatgttgtaggtttagtttttgagaatttgagaattagggttaagagtgatgattttgaatgaaagtgaagttgaataatatgggttgctttttctgatttttcttttcatctctgccccaaatttgaaatgaaatctggtattgataggtccaaaattggtcttaggtgtaaacacgaaagttgtaggtatggatgttagctttctaatgtcaATGGTCTAatgtcaaaacgatttatagaacttgagttatggtcaaattactgcacgtaggtcacagtgattttttatgaatttcagcacaactttgtccgaatttgaaatgaaaactggtatggattggtacagaattggtcttaggtgtaaacccgaaagttgtaggtatggatgttagctttctaataccgttagtttgacttcaaaataatttatagaacttgagttatagtcaaattactgcacgtaggtcacagtgaataattgaatatgattgatgaattagtatatgaatgtatatgtttatgagtatgatgttgtttatgattgatgaattagtatatgtatgtatatgttgtgaatacgatattgtccatgattgatgaagtgttatatgtatatatgatgttttaagatgttgaattatatgcttaatattattgttttgtgaaatctcaccccttctgcttggaaatgttgctcttcgtatgagtaacttgcaggtgatcgagtttaagttgctgttagattgctgtcgtgagtggattatctctcatgtgtgtctttaggtgctctaatacgtaacgggatgggaactttgttgcatgcttttctattccttacgtattgcttatgaatttacatgattaagttgttaattgaatttttataagatactttgatgaggccttcgtgccaaaattatttttagatgttcgaataaattccgttgcgaagtattaaatattatgttattgaattttgaaggataattagttaattattccgtttatgattttaagaaaagaagtgtgacattccgtttatgtgaattactctgattaattaaatgaaatttttacgttgggaaaatggggtgtttcAACatgccaacccaagtgggttttcATCACAATTCATAAACTACAATCAAACATATAGTTATCGCAACATAAAAGAACATGAATTTATTAAAGATTCATTACAATTCATAAACTACAGTCAAACATATAGTTATATTCTTCTGATGCTTCAACGGTTGTGTGAGGTCGATCAACACTCTGATTCTCATGTATTATGTGAGATGATTTGAATTATTCTTAACATCACGTTAAATTGTTGGTCTATATGTTTTGCAATCAATTGATCTAAGCAAATTGTATGAAAcctaattcaatgaattagattaattttcaatgaaaaacaacttagatCAACACTAGCAATTATCCtaacaattattcaattatCACATGCAATAGATAAGATGAAGGAATTTACTGAGATTCCAAAACAAGAAGTTTCACTGGAAAAGTGCCATTTCTCATATAATTGTCAATGTTTCTCTATCTGCTAGTAATTCAAATTTGTCTGCTAGTGCTAATATCAAGGAATTCTCTATCCTTAAGGCTTTTAATGTCTCAATTAACCCTCCAAGGTTGCTTATGGTTAAAGAGGTTCTTTGGTGCCCTCCTTTGGCTGGTTGGATAAAAGGGAATTGTGATGGCGCCTTTGCATCAGGTAAGGCTTCTTGTGGTGCTATTTTTAGAAACAAGCTTGGTCAGTTCATGGGGGCCTTTGCTGAAGGCTTAAATTTTGGTAACTCTCTCTTTGCTGAGCTTAGTGGAGCCATGAGGTCCATTGAATTTGCTAAGTCTAAAAATTGGAATAGCTTTTGGTTAGAGACTGATTCAAATCTGGTTGTCCAAGCTTTTAGTAACCAAGACATTGTTCCTTGGCAGCTAAGGAACAGGTGGTCCAACTGCCTTAGAACGGTCTCAAATATGAATTTCATTATATCTCATATTTATAGGGAAGGCAACGCTTGTGCAGATGCCTTTGCTAATATAGGATTAACTCTTAActcttttgtttattattactCTTTGCCTATACAAATCAGAAGTGATTATGTTAAAAATAGGCTTGGGTGGCCTAATTTTAGGCTTAATCACTCTTGAGAAGGTTTTGGTATAGTCCCCATTCTTCTTTTTGTATCAATCTTTTTTGGTTAATATATTTTGGGAGTGAAAGCTAGCTGCTTTCctcttttgtttaaaaaaaaaaaaaaagataagacgAAGGAgagaaaagggaaaataaaaaatattttgttttgtttttattttttataattttttaatttattttctatcattttttttaattcatttaatactgttttttacccctgtaatataggtcattttcggttttcgcccatataaaattttcggtttgatttgcatccttgtaaacttttttttttcttccggaaaacacccctcccccaTATGACTGTGCATATTTGCTGACGTGGTACACTGTGTGGCAtactgactgtataattatttttatttattatttttttaagggtacaCGTGACATTTgtgcctattttttttaaaaaaaaataaaagaaaaattaatttagaaataaaaataatttaaaaaatttgaaaattaatttttgaatataaaaaaattcaggaaattttttattacgaaaaatattttccaaatttcatattttttgcttaaaaaatgaacttttttatttcgaaaatttcgtaaaaaaaaatgattttttttctaaaattttaattttaaaaaagattttataaaattctggaataaaatttttgaaaaaaaaaatctgaattttttctaaattgtatcccatttttttttgtagaaaaaaatctgaattttttttttataaatatagaatttgtttttcctaattttatttttttttatttttgaaaattaaactccggaatctttaaaaaaaattaatttcgaaaaaaaaaaccaaatatttttttttttttttaattatttttttttggatttttaattgttttggaaaaaaatctgaatattttttatttttgaaaattaattttcaaatatttaaaaaaacaaatctattgtggacaattaaaaataaaaaaaaatttaaaaaaaaaaaatcaagtaagCGCCACATATGCACATTTGATGAGTTGGATGGAGGAGGGGagttttctggaaaaaaaaagttttacaaggatgcaaatcaaaccaaaaattttataggggcaaaaaccaaaaatgagctatattacaggggtgaaaaatactattaaccctTGTTTTGGTAATGAAAAAGGCAAGtggaattaaaataaagataaaaaaattaataatattcacAAAGCACgccacataataaaaaaatgacgaCACAACGTACCACATAAGATTAAGTGAACAGTTAAATGTCTCGACggttcaaaatcaaagaattgatGTAATTAACGTGTATGATTTATACTATATAGTTAGTGGatataatttttgttcaaaaactATTCCGTGTCAAAACAACGAAACATATATACTTTATAAATatgattgttatttatttttagagaaaaatatgattgatgttacttatttatttatttatttaattaacacgtgaatattacatatatttatCGAACAAACTGTGCGGAATTAATGTAccacatttaaaataaaataaaaaagtaacgATAATCATTTATTATAACAATCAATCACAGTTAATGTTACCGTACGTCGCACGGGTTTCAAACTAGTTATTtcacataataaaaattagaagaattttggttctttttttacccaaaaataATGACTTAATTCAATCCCTTCTatcaaaatcttttattttcttttaaatcttttttttttcaagataaaCAAGGATGTACTAAAATTACACTAACCACCATTTTTGTAgcttataataattttttttaaaaaaataatttgttgtgTATATCCTCCTATTAAAGGGGGTGAGAAGTAAAAAATTTCTTAGCCCAAATTGATGCGCTGCCAAATTTTGAGAGCCTTtgtctgaaaaaaaaaatgagattcaAAGcctcattaattaattaattaataaataaatagctACAAACCCGATTATTGTTTACGCAATCACCGCTTGCAAGCCCTAACCTAATAATTGTGCGAAAAATACGGCGGTGCCGATGGATATGATCAGTAACTTACCCGACAATATCATCGTCTTCTGCATTCTCTCTTTACTTACAACCAAAGAGGCATTTGCCACAAGTATTTTGTCCAAAAGATGGACTCATCTATGTCACTTTGTTCCTAAGATCGACTTCACCAACATCATAGTGAATAGCGACGAATCTAATTCCCGTTTTATTCAATTTGTGAACTCCGTTTTGGCCTCTCGAGACGCTGTTTTTTCTCATTTCATCAATAGTTTCTGCCTTGAAATTCAATATGGTAACCCTAATCTTGCTCATCTCAGCATTCCCAGTATCGTCAAATGGGTCAACCATGTTGTTGAGCGCAGACTCGAGTATCTTTGTCTCTGTCTACATGTTAATAACCTACCCAAGTTTCCCATTAGTACCCTCGGATGCAAAACCCTTGTAACTCTCAAACTCAGGGGCTTCCATTTGGTGGGTTTTTCTCTTCCTTCCATTGGACTCCCATCACTGAGAACCCTTCACTTGAAGAATATTGAGTTTACTGGTATTCAAGGTTTTATGTTAGTTTTAGCTGGATGTCCAATGTTGGAGAATCTACGAGTGtctgatata harbors:
- the LOC25483444 gene encoding F-box/LRR-repeat protein At4g14103; translation: MDMISNLPDNIIVFCILSLLTTKEAFATSILSKRWTHLCHFVPKIDFTNIIVNSDESNSRFIQFVNSVLASRDAVFSHFINSFCLEIQYGNPNLAHLSIPSIVKWVNHVVERRLEYLCLCLHVNNLPKFPISTLGCKTLVTLKLRGFHLVGFSLPSIGLPSLRTLHLKNIEFTGIQGFMLVLAGCPMLENLRVSDIYFHEEEEDSLTIQEVKSFSFPKLTRAKVTRFWSSYFPMKALSKSEYLCIDAYWFEDFIYEVNQPYSNSPIFHNLTHLQLRDSWDWVAQVLLHCPKVQHLELYQDPNGIPLTKNEQENWVEPEFVPECLLSCLGSCTIGDFSGLPVHLGLAKFILKNSRILEIMIIWSKREQAEIERKLSACPKASAACELIVY